A genome region from Nocardia sp. NBC_01730 includes the following:
- a CDS encoding ABC transporter substrate-binding protein: MRASRVLAAAAALAVAMILSSCGNSDPLGAKGSCESDGLIVGSANFPESETIANVYAEVLRVNGFTVDTKLNIGSREAYIPALRQCAISVIPEYTGNLLQYLDKNATATTAADVDSALGKAIGSDLAIGTPAPGEDSDAVVVTRATAQRWNLRTIADLAAHSAEVKFGAPAEFQERPVGLPGLKKNYGLDIAANNFVPIADGGGPATVRALVDGQVTAANIFTTSPAIVQNDLVVLADPKHNFPAQNIVPLVNAAKKSDKALAALNAASAELTTAELIKLNEAVSGTSKTEPKAAAVAWVAAKGLSRPNG, encoded by the coding sequence TTGCGCGCCTCGCGCGTCCTTGCCGCCGCCGCGGCCCTCGCCGTCGCGATGATCCTGTCGTCCTGTGGCAATTCCGATCCGCTCGGGGCCAAGGGCAGCTGCGAAAGCGACGGGCTGATCGTCGGCTCAGCGAACTTCCCGGAGTCCGAGACCATCGCCAACGTGTACGCGGAGGTGTTGCGGGTGAACGGATTCACCGTCGACACCAAGCTCAACATCGGCAGTCGGGAAGCTTATATCCCGGCGCTGCGGCAGTGCGCCATTTCGGTAATCCCGGAGTACACCGGCAACCTGCTGCAGTACCTGGACAAGAACGCGACCGCGACCACCGCCGCCGACGTGGACAGCGCGCTCGGCAAGGCGATCGGCTCCGACCTGGCCATCGGCACCCCGGCGCCTGGCGAGGACTCCGACGCCGTCGTCGTCACCCGCGCCACCGCCCAACGCTGGAACTTGCGCACCATCGCGGACCTGGCCGCGCATTCGGCCGAGGTGAAGTTCGGCGCACCGGCCGAATTCCAGGAGCGCCCGGTCGGTCTGCCCGGTCTGAAGAAGAACTACGGCCTCGACATCGCCGCGAACAACTTCGTGCCGATCGCCGACGGTGGCGGGCCCGCCACCGTGCGCGCACTGGTGGACGGCCAGGTGACCGCCGCCAATATCTTCACCACCTCGCCCGCCATCGTGCAGAACGACCTCGTGGTCTTGGCGGATCCGAAGCACAACTTCCCGGCGCAGAACATCGTCCCGCTGGTCAACGCGGCCAAGAAGTCGGACAAGGCGCTCGCCGCACTGAATGCGGCGTCGGCCGAGCTGACCACCGCCGAGCTGATCAAGCTGAATGAGGCCGTCTCGGGCACCAGCAAGACCGAGCCCAAGGCCGCGGCCGTGGCTTGGGTGGCTGCCAAAGGGCTGAGCAGGCCGAACGGATAG
- a CDS encoding ABC transporter ATP-binding protein: protein MSDIEFSGISKTYPDGTHAVTDLDLRIESGSFTVFVGPSGCGKTTSMRMINRMITPSSGTITVAGQDISTIDPVRLRLGIGYVIQSGGLLPHRTVVDNVATVPVLRGDSRRAARAAALEVLDRVGLDRSLAGRYPAQLSGGQQQRVGVARALAADPPVLLMDEPFSAVDPVVRAELQVEMQRLQAELHKTIVFVTHDIDEAITLGDRVAVFGRGGVLQQHDPPRHLLAQPATDFVADFVGRDRGYRGLSFRIADDVPLQEIRMAVAEEVSTLRLDRGEWVLVVDATSKPIGWVDVTGVEALRSGRALADSMSAGGSLFSPTGDLRQALDAAISSPSGVGVAVDDSGAVRGGVLATEVVRQLANQRADEDAERNRHFFEQEAR from the coding sequence TTGTCCGATATCGAGTTCTCCGGTATCAGCAAGACCTATCCGGACGGCACACATGCCGTCACCGACCTCGATCTGCGCATCGAATCCGGTTCGTTCACCGTGTTCGTCGGCCCGTCCGGCTGCGGCAAGACCACCTCGATGCGGATGATCAACCGGATGATCACCCCCAGCTCAGGAACGATCACCGTTGCCGGACAAGATATTTCGACGATCGACCCGGTGCGGCTCCGCCTCGGTATCGGGTACGTGATCCAAAGCGGCGGGCTGCTGCCGCACCGCACGGTCGTCGACAACGTGGCCACCGTCCCGGTGTTGCGCGGCGACTCGCGCCGCGCGGCGCGGGCCGCGGCGCTCGAGGTACTGGACCGGGTGGGCCTGGACCGGTCGCTGGCCGGGCGGTATCCGGCGCAGTTGTCCGGCGGTCAGCAGCAGCGCGTCGGTGTGGCGCGCGCGCTGGCCGCCGACCCGCCGGTTCTGCTGATGGACGAGCCGTTCAGCGCGGTCGACCCGGTGGTGCGTGCCGAATTGCAGGTCGAAATGCAAAGACTGCAAGCCGAATTGCACAAGACCATCGTGTTCGTCACACACGACATCGACGAGGCGATCACCCTCGGTGACCGGGTAGCGGTGTTCGGCCGCGGTGGAGTGTTGCAGCAACACGACCCGCCGCGGCATCTGCTCGCCCAGCCTGCCACTGATTTCGTCGCCGATTTCGTCGGTCGCGACCGCGGGTATCGGGGGCTGTCCTTCCGAATCGCCGACGACGTTCCGCTCCAGGAGATCCGGATGGCAGTGGCCGAGGAGGTGAGCACGCTACGGCTGGACCGCGGGGAATGGGTACTGGTGGTCGACGCGACCAGCAAGCCGATCGGCTGGGTTGACGTGACCGGCGTCGAGGCGCTGCGCTCCGGACGTGCGCTCGCCGACAGCATGTCCGCGGGTGGCTCGCTGTTCAGCCCGACCGGGGACCTGCGCCAGGCGCTGGACGCCGCGATCTCTTCGCCATCCGGAGTCGGTGTCGCCGTGGACGATTCGGGTGCCGTCCGCGGCGGTGTACTGGCCACCGAGGTGGTGCGGCAGTTGGCGAACCAGCGCGCGGACGAGGACGCCGAACGCAATCGGCACTTCTTCGAACAGGAAGCGCGGTGA
- a CDS encoding ABC transporter permease — MKYLVDNFSEIMGFTGTHLYLALVPLLLALVIAIPVGALMRRVALLRRVTVTVASLAYTIPSLALFVIIPPVVGISAIDPLNVIIALTIYSTALLVIAVPAALDSVPATVLDAADAVGFGSLRRTLTVDMPLAVPVFVSSLRVVVVTNIAMVSVGALIGVGGLGKLFTQGYQRDYPDEIIAGIIVTLALALIADRVVYVLGRWSTPWVRADARTSKAKAAAA; from the coding sequence ATGAAGTATCTCGTCGACAACTTCTCGGAGATCATGGGTTTCACCGGAACCCATCTGTACCTCGCGCTGGTGCCGCTACTGCTGGCGTTGGTGATCGCGATTCCGGTCGGCGCGCTGATGCGTCGGGTGGCGTTGCTGCGGCGGGTCACGGTGACCGTGGCGAGCCTGGCCTACACCATCCCCTCGCTGGCGCTGTTCGTGATCATCCCTCCGGTGGTGGGGATTTCGGCCATCGATCCGCTGAACGTCATCATCGCGCTCACCATCTACTCGACAGCGCTGCTGGTGATCGCGGTCCCCGCCGCCCTGGATTCGGTGCCCGCCACCGTGCTCGACGCGGCCGACGCGGTCGGCTTCGGCTCGCTGCGGCGCACACTCACCGTCGACATGCCACTGGCCGTCCCGGTGTTCGTGTCCAGCCTGCGGGTGGTGGTGGTCACCAACATCGCTATGGTGTCGGTCGGCGCGCTGATCGGCGTCGGTGGGCTCGGCAAGCTGTTCACCCAGGGGTATCAGCGCGACTATCCGGACGAGATCATCGCAGGCATCATCGTGACACTCGCGCTCGCATTGATCGCCGACCGGGTGGTGTACGTGCTCGGACGCTGGTCGACACCGTGGGTGCGCGCCGATGCCAGGACCTCGAAAGCGAAAGCCGCTGCCGCATGA
- a CDS encoding ABC transporter permease: protein MNLFLDAWHYLTDGANWNGPAGIGTRIAQHLWYSFLTIAISAVIAVPLGLVIGHTRRGAAVLVGFANAMRALPTLGLLTFLVLLLGLGLIPPLLALVTVGVPPLLAGAYAGIANVPADVVDASRAMGMTERQILFRVEVPNAMPILLTGLRGATLQVVATATIAAYVNLGGLGRYIFDGISLYRYDRVLVGALLVAVLAMLLDGLLAFTVWAGAPGTGRLRRSPRLAVAPAVDLRTAD, encoded by the coding sequence ATGAACCTTTTCCTCGACGCCTGGCACTACCTCACCGACGGTGCGAACTGGAACGGCCCAGCGGGCATCGGCACCCGGATCGCTCAGCACCTCTGGTACAGCTTCCTGACGATCGCGATCTCCGCGGTGATCGCGGTACCGCTCGGCTTGGTCATCGGCCATACCAGGCGTGGAGCGGCGGTGCTGGTCGGCTTCGCCAACGCCATGCGCGCCCTGCCGACACTCGGTCTGCTGACCTTCCTGGTGCTGCTGCTCGGTCTCGGCCTGATCCCGCCCCTGCTTGCCCTCGTCACGGTCGGCGTCCCACCGCTGCTGGCCGGCGCCTACGCGGGGATCGCCAATGTCCCGGCTGATGTCGTGGACGCCTCGCGCGCCATGGGCATGACCGAACGCCAGATCCTGTTCCGCGTGGAAGTGCCCAACGCCATGCCCATCCTGCTCACCGGCCTGCGTGGCGCCACCCTCCAGGTGGTCGCCACCGCGACCATCGCGGCCTACGTCAACCTCGGCGGGCTCGGCCGCTACATCTTCGACGGCATCAGCCTCTACCGCTACGACCGCGTTCTGGTCGGCGCCCTCCTGGTGGCGGTGCTCGCGATGCTGCTCGACGGCTTGCTCGCATTCACGGTGTGGGCTGGCGCACCGGGGACCGGCCGCTTGCGCCGATCACCGCGACTGGCCGTAGCTCCCGCGGTCGATTTGCGAACCGCGGACTGA
- a CDS encoding NAD(P)-dependent malic enzyme — MSPVTDAPNATANLSEITHDEIFAGHLGGKLSVELSAPLETQRDLSIAYTPGVAQVSRAIAQDEALAKRYTWTDRLVVVVSDGTAVLGLGDIGPRASLPVMEGKAALFKKFAGLNSIPIVLDTKDVDEIVETLIRLRPSFGAVNLEDISAPRCFEIEKRVIEALDCPVMHDDQHGTAIVVLAALNGAAKVQGRDIEGLKVVVSGAGAAGVACTNILLAAGVLDVTVLDSRGIVSKDRGDLNEVKAELATRTNPRHLNGGAAEALADADVFLGLSAGLIAEELIASMAPESIVFAMSNPDPEIHPEVARKYASIVATGRSDFPNQINNVLAFPGVFKGALDAGARRITEGMKIAAANAILGVVADELGPEKIVPSPLDPRVAPAVAEAVAAAARAEGVA; from the coding sequence GTGTCACCTGTGACTGACGCACCGAATGCCACCGCAAACCTTTCCGAAATCACACACGACGAAATTTTCGCGGGTCATCTCGGCGGCAAACTTTCGGTCGAACTCAGCGCGCCCCTGGAGACCCAGCGCGACCTCTCGATCGCCTACACGCCAGGTGTCGCCCAGGTCAGCCGCGCGATCGCACAGGATGAGGCGCTGGCCAAGCGCTACACCTGGACCGATCGGCTGGTGGTCGTGGTCAGCGACGGCACCGCCGTGCTCGGCCTCGGTGACATCGGCCCGCGCGCCTCGCTGCCGGTGATGGAGGGCAAGGCCGCGCTGTTCAAGAAGTTCGCCGGCCTGAACTCGATCCCGATCGTGCTGGACACCAAGGACGTCGACGAGATCGTCGAGACGCTGATCCGCCTGCGTCCGAGTTTCGGCGCGGTGAACCTGGAGGACATTTCCGCGCCGCGCTGCTTCGAGATCGAGAAGCGAGTCATCGAAGCGCTGGACTGCCCGGTCATGCACGACGACCAGCACGGCACCGCGATCGTGGTGCTCGCCGCCCTCAACGGCGCGGCCAAGGTACAGGGCCGCGATATCGAAGGCCTGAAGGTCGTAGTGTCCGGCGCGGGCGCGGCCGGTGTCGCGTGCACGAACATCCTGCTTGCCGCGGGCGTCTTGGACGTCACCGTGCTGGACTCGAGGGGCATCGTCAGCAAGGACCGCGGTGACCTCAACGAGGTGAAGGCCGAGCTGGCCACCCGCACCAACCCGCGGCACCTCAACGGAGGTGCCGCCGAAGCGCTGGCAGACGCCGATGTGTTCCTCGGCCTGTCCGCCGGCCTGATCGCGGAGGAGCTCATCGCTTCGATGGCGCCGGAGTCGATCGTGTTCGCCATGTCCAACCCGGACCCGGAGATCCACCCCGAGGTGGCGCGCAAGTACGCCTCGATCGTGGCCACCGGCCGCAGCGACTTCCCGAACCAGATCAACAACGTGCTGGCGTTCCCCGGTGTCTTCAAGGGCGCGCTGGACGCGGGCGCTCGTCGGATTACCGAGGGCATGAAGATCGCCGCCGCCAACGCCATCCTCGGCGTCGTCGCCGACGAACTCGGCCCCGAGAAGATCGTCCCGAGCCCGCTGGACCCTCGCGTCGCCCCGGCTGTCGCCGAGGCCGTCGCCGCCGCTGCCCGCGCCGAGGGCGTCGCCTGA